The following are from one region of the Planctomycetota bacterium genome:
- a CDS encoding trypsin-like peptidase domain-containing protein, which translates to MSSRTLSAILLAVTLFLARSATAMTVTITADKADVMVGSKVVATVTKGQSFVVSQQRDVWYGIHIQQGDKVLFGWIHSRNCEVQKATTKAGEDPAEAEAEKEFAKRKAQADKLVAEGKWDEAVALFDKFPSQYWKTKAGKKAMQYGGELDSKRRANPEAVEAGAEREFQKRKAEADKLLAAGKLDEAIRVMEGFPASYENSKWFQEAKNYVLELNKKAHVDMAEFEKAVLVALDAGKPDDALAALKALEEKNPAGKATYLKFARAFIERHQKAAANPNAPVSSDDGAADVYAEEADFAKQLSRILNFRGPEGITTYTTIVRNGNVISQVQATLPKPEEQILIGEQLTHAFPWSPNVRYYLAKLYARTGDTDKAVQRYADVRQLDRGVSILTLDSFIEAARVLSRAKRHPEAVGLLKQALARKADDFIALATMGRAHLAAGSKAEAVAAFEKSLKINPNQPEVTRLLAEAKGQKYTEPPLAKLQSAELFKQVEESCVVITATNSSGSGYVISADGMVATNFHVIAPGGKLGVRFRRKGEFVTIPDVQLVLADPVSDIAILKVDARAFPLKPLPLGTAKDVVPGEDIVVIGNPGMAGQILDYTITKGIISNRDREINKIHFFQTDAAVNPGNSGGPLFNMSGQVIGMVTLGTHGMQGTGFALHIDQVKAHFPNCFPDME; encoded by the coding sequence ATGTCCAGCCGAACCCTCTCAGCCATCCTCCTGGCGGTTACACTCTTCCTCGCTCGTTCCGCCACGGCCATGACCGTGACGATCACGGCCGACAAGGCCGACGTGATGGTCGGCAGCAAGGTCGTGGCCACCGTCACTAAGGGCCAGAGCTTCGTCGTCAGCCAGCAGCGCGACGTCTGGTATGGCATCCACATCCAGCAGGGCGACAAGGTCCTCTTCGGCTGGATCCACAGCCGCAACTGCGAGGTCCAGAAGGCCACCACCAAGGCGGGCGAGGACCCGGCCGAGGCCGAGGCCGAGAAGGAGTTCGCCAAGCGCAAGGCCCAGGCCGACAAGCTGGTCGCCGAGGGCAAGTGGGACGAGGCGGTTGCTCTCTTCGACAAGTTCCCCTCCCAGTACTGGAAGACCAAGGCCGGCAAGAAGGCCATGCAGTACGGCGGGGAACTCGACTCGAAGCGCCGCGCCAACCCCGAGGCCGTCGAGGCCGGCGCCGAGCGCGAGTTCCAGAAGCGCAAGGCCGAGGCCGACAAGCTCCTCGCCGCCGGCAAGCTCGATGAGGCGATCCGCGTCATGGAGGGCTTCCCCGCCAGCTACGAGAACTCCAAGTGGTTCCAGGAGGCCAAGAACTACGTCCTCGAACTCAACAAGAAGGCCCACGTGGACATGGCGGAGTTCGAGAAGGCCGTGCTCGTCGCCCTCGACGCCGGCAAGCCCGACGACGCCCTCGCCGCCCTCAAGGCCCTGGAGGAGAAGAACCCCGCCGGCAAGGCCACCTACCTCAAGTTCGCCCGCGCCTTCATCGAGCGCCACCAGAAGGCCGCCGCCAACCCCAACGCCCCCGTCTCCAGCGACGACGGCGCGGCCGATGTCTACGCCGAGGAGGCCGACTTCGCCAAGCAGCTCTCGCGCATCCTCAACTTCCGCGGCCCCGAGGGCATCACCACCTACACCACCATCGTGCGCAACGGCAACGTCATCTCCCAGGTCCAGGCCACGCTGCCCAAGCCCGAGGAGCAGATCCTCATCGGCGAGCAGCTCACCCACGCCTTCCCCTGGTCCCCCAACGTCCGCTACTACCTCGCCAAGCTCTACGCCCGCACGGGCGACACCGACAAGGCCGTTCAGCGCTACGCCGACGTGCGCCAGCTCGACCGCGGCGTGAGCATCCTCACCCTCGACTCCTTCATCGAGGCCGCGCGCGTCCTCTCCCGCGCCAAGCGGCATCCCGAGGCCGTCGGGCTGCTCAAGCAGGCCCTCGCGCGCAAGGCCGACGACTTCATCGCCCTCGCCACCATGGGCCGCGCGCACCTGGCCGCCGGCTCCAAGGCCGAGGCCGTCGCCGCTTTCGAAAAGTCTCTCAAGATCAACCCCAACCAGCCTGAGGTCACGCGCCTCCTGGCCGAGGCCAAGGGCCAGAAATACACCGAGCCGCCCCTCGCCAAGCTCCAGTCTGCCGAACTCTTCAAACAGGTCGAAGAGTCCTGCGTCGTCATCACCGCCACCAACAGCAGCGGCAGCGGCTACGTCATCAGCGCCGACGGCATGGTCGCCACCAACTTCCACGTCATCGCGCCCGGCGGCAAGCTCGGCGTCCGCTTCCGCCGCAAGGGCGAGTTCGTCACCATCCCCGACGTCCAGCTCGTCCTCGCCGACCCCGTCAGCGACATCGCCATCCTCAAGGTGGACGCCCGCGCCTTCCCCCTCAAGCCCCTGCCCCTCGGCACCGCCAAGGACGTGGTGCCCGGCGAAGACATCGTCGTGATCGGCAACCCCGGCATGGCGGGGCAGATTCTCGACTACACCATCACCAAAGGCATCATCAGTAATCGCGACCGCGAGATCAACAAGATCCACTTCTTCCAGACCGACGCCGCCGTCAACCCCGGCAACTCGGGCGGCCCGCTCTTCAACATGAGCGGCCAGGTCATCGGCATGGTCACCCTTGGAACCCACGGCATGCAAGGCACCGGCTTTGCCCTGCACATTGACCAGGTGAAGGCGCACTTCCCCAACTGCTTCCCGGACATGGAGTGA
- a CDS encoding choice-of-anchor D domain-containing protein: protein MALIAVCLLGAVARQAHAWPLTDIAWDPIPYQDIADSDTPTETNVVGGTLGGVFYPALYHAYDGANLCFRIRVNGQPGPPGSFTEFNQVQWAVLLNTAVQAPEDPMEYGLLVSAKGTAQVELRPTANNNSAHATDWAGKARFDDPFLPVIASIPNGAYARWSVAGDGSTFYGDADYFVDVAVPYAYFLAMTGLPARAPLQAAYATSADNNLGNFNKDLPDPGTSWLPSPPASLLPELATSPAALDFGHVLVGASRTLPVTVSNVGSATLESITLGNLTGSGDFTTGVLSPIDYLRPGDSSTQGFATYAPLERGADTGSLTVSSRNAYNGDFVTPLSGNGVAPLSSLSDAMGTVFGRIGTTMTASIVITNNGDGNLSGLGAASNLNGAILAPGSDPFPFSPPSDGSISLSDGASRQYDFTYVPVGRETVTANLLADLVNGSPDGANLPHTILYTLHGTAVGPIYDSVVAPGGTVDFGIQVWKSPPVDEAFLILNVSGDEDGGNHALTDLTLLYYEIVGPDPTMYQLIGFEPGMILGKGQTASLEIRLYPGIITGHLQAQLNIYTDERGPLGEWDGRLFSYDLIVEIVTPEPTTLTLLAFGALGLLVRRRRQARRPSPR from the coding sequence GTGGCGCTGATTGCCGTGTGCCTGTTGGGGGCGGTTGCGCGCCAAGCGCACGCCTGGCCGCTTACGGATATTGCCTGGGACCCTATTCCTTACCAGGACATTGCCGACAGCGACACTCCCACGGAGACGAACGTCGTCGGGGGCACCCTGGGCGGTGTCTTCTACCCCGCACTCTACCACGCTTACGACGGCGCCAACCTGTGCTTCCGCATACGAGTGAACGGGCAGCCAGGGCCCCCCGGCTCTTTCACGGAGTTCAATCAGGTTCAGTGGGCCGTCCTCCTCAACACCGCCGTGCAGGCTCCCGAGGACCCCATGGAATACGGCCTGCTGGTGAGTGCCAAAGGCACCGCTCAGGTGGAGTTGCGGCCCACTGCCAACAACAACTCGGCTCATGCCACCGACTGGGCGGGGAAGGCCAGGTTTGACGATCCCTTCCTGCCCGTCATCGCCTCCATCCCCAATGGCGCCTACGCGCGCTGGAGCGTTGCGGGCGACGGGTCCACGTTCTACGGGGATGCGGACTACTTTGTGGACGTGGCCGTGCCCTACGCCTACTTCCTGGCCATGACGGGCCTGCCGGCGCGCGCGCCGCTTCAGGCCGCGTACGCGACCAGCGCCGACAACAACCTGGGGAACTTCAACAAGGACCTGCCGGACCCGGGCACGAGCTGGCTGCCCAGCCCGCCCGCCTCGCTCCTGCCGGAACTCGCCACGAGTCCCGCCGCACTGGACTTCGGGCACGTGCTGGTGGGCGCCAGCCGCACGCTGCCCGTCACGGTCAGCAATGTCGGCAGCGCGACGCTTGAGAGCATCACCCTCGGAAATCTCACGGGCAGCGGCGATTTCACCACAGGCGTTCTCTCCCCCATTGACTACCTGAGACCCGGCGATTCCTCCACCCAGGGCTTCGCCACCTATGCCCCGCTCGAGCGCGGCGCCGACACAGGGTCCCTCACTGTTTCCAGCCGCAACGCCTACAACGGCGACTTCGTCACCCCCCTGAGCGGCAACGGCGTCGCGCCCCTGAGCAGCCTCAGCGACGCGATGGGCACCGTCTTCGGCCGCATCGGCACCACGATGACCGCCTCAATCGTCATCACCAACAACGGCGACGGCAATCTCTCCGGCCTCGGCGCCGCGAGCAATCTCAACGGCGCTATTCTGGCGCCAGGCTCAGACCCGTTTCCCTTCTCGCCCCCCAGCGACGGCAGCATCAGCCTCAGCGATGGGGCTTCGAGGCAGTACGATTTCACCTACGTCCCCGTCGGCCGCGAGACCGTGACCGCCAACCTGCTGGCCGACCTCGTGAACGGCAGCCCGGACGGCGCGAATCTGCCCCACACTATCCTGTATACCCTCCACGGCACGGCGGTGGGGCCCATCTATGACAGCGTCGTCGCCCCCGGCGGAACAGTGGACTTCGGCATTCAGGTGTGGAAGAGCCCGCCGGTGGACGAGGCGTTCCTCATCCTCAACGTGTCGGGGGACGAGGACGGCGGCAACCACGCCCTAACGGATCTCACGCTGCTCTACTACGAGATCGTCGGCCCCGACCCCACCATGTACCAGCTCATCGGGTTCGAGCCTGGCATGATCCTGGGTAAAGGCCAGACCGCGTCCCTCGAGATCCGGCTCTACCCGGGCATCATCACGGGCCATCTCCAGGCACAGCTCAACATCTACACCGACGAGCGGGGGCCACTGGGCGAGTGGGACGGCCGCCTCTTCAGCTACGACCTCATCGTCGAAATCGTCACGCCGGAGCCCACCACGCTCACCCTCCTGGCCTTCGGCGCCCTGGGCCTCCTTGTGCGACGCCGCCGCCAGGCCCGGAGGCCCTCGCCGCGCTAG
- a CDS encoding 3-deoxy-D-manno-octulosonic acid transferase, which yields MSLLLDIAYGAGLVLGSPLLAYKALTSEKFRTGYRERLGGVAPREGEAPCVWVHAVSVGEMNLIRPLVAGLAEAHPDWEIALSTATNTGRATADKLYAGHKAFYYPLDFSCTVARALRRIRPSLILLVELEVWPNFLAAAARRGVPVAIVNGRLSERSFGRYRLIRPLMARWLRRVTRFCVQSEVSAARLKALGAPSERVIVTGNMKFDSAPAEENGLKAALRALRDEFGLGPDEPVLVGGCTWPGEDEALVAMYPRLKAHSPALRLVLAPRQADRFGPVEQLVRRAGLPCVRRTALQAGARSEPGAVVLLDTMGELARVYGLATLVFVGGSLIPHGGQSTIEPSAQARPTLFGPHTANFRDVNEQLLAHGAARRVADAAELEAALGELLARPDVAVAMGQKARQVVDANRGATRRTLEALEPFLQAQAKKGIARP from the coding sequence ATGTCGCTGCTCCTCGATATTGCCTACGGCGCGGGCCTGGTGCTGGGTTCGCCGCTCCTGGCCTACAAGGCGCTCACGAGCGAGAAGTTCCGCACCGGCTACCGCGAGCGGCTCGGCGGCGTGGCGCCCCGCGAGGGCGAGGCACCGTGCGTGTGGGTGCACGCCGTGTCGGTCGGCGAGATGAACCTCATCCGCCCCCTCGTCGCGGGCCTCGCCGAGGCCCACCCCGACTGGGAGATCGCGCTCTCCACCGCCACGAACACGGGCCGGGCCACGGCTGACAAGCTCTACGCCGGCCACAAGGCGTTCTACTACCCGCTCGACTTCTCGTGCACCGTGGCCCGCGCACTGCGGCGAATCCGCCCGAGCCTGATCCTGCTGGTCGAGCTGGAGGTGTGGCCGAACTTCCTGGCCGCCGCGGCGCGCCGGGGCGTGCCCGTGGCCATCGTGAACGGCCGCCTGAGCGAGCGCTCGTTCGGCCGCTACCGCCTCATCCGCCCCTTGATGGCTCGTTGGCTGCGGCGCGTGACGCGCTTCTGCGTGCAATCGGAGGTCTCGGCCGCGCGCCTCAAGGCCCTCGGGGCGCCCTCCGAGCGGGTGATCGTGACGGGGAACATGAAGTTCGACTCGGCGCCCGCCGAAGAGAACGGCCTGAAGGCCGCACTACGAGCGCTGCGCGACGAGTTCGGGCTGGGGCCCGATGAGCCGGTGCTCGTGGGCGGCTGCACGTGGCCGGGCGAGGACGAGGCGCTCGTGGCCATGTACCCGCGCCTCAAGGCCCACTCGCCCGCACTCCGACTGGTGCTGGCCCCCCGCCAAGCCGACCGCTTCGGGCCGGTCGAGCAACTGGTCCGCCGCGCTGGCCTGCCGTGCGTCCGCCGCACCGCCCTCCAAGCAGGGGCGCGGAGCGAGCCTGGGGCTGTGGTGCTGCTCGACACCATGGGCGAGCTGGCGCGCGTCTACGGCCTCGCCACGCTGGTTTTCGTGGGGGGCAGCTTGATTCCGCACGGCGGGCAAAGTACAATTGAGCCTTCTGCCCAGGCCAGGCCGACCCTGTTCGGCCCGCACACGGCGAACTTCCGCGACGTGAACGAGCAACTGCTCGCCCACGGGGCCGCGCGGCGTGTGGCAGATGCAGCGGAGTTGGAGGCGGCGCTCGGCGAGCTGTTGGCCCGCCCCGACGTTGCCGTCGCGATGGGCCAGAAGGCCCGCCAAGTGGTGGATGCCAACCGCGGCGCGACCCGCCGCACCCTCGAGGCGCTGGAACCGTTCCTTCAGGCGCAGGCGAAGAAAGGAATCGCGAGGCCATGA
- the metK gene encoding methionine adenosyltransferase gives MSGRKYLFTSEAVTMGHPDKVADQISDAILDAYIAGDPMSRVACETLVTTGLVVIAGEITSKTIVDLAATARQTIAEIGYTDPSIGFDAHSCGVITSVHRQSPDIAQGVDETSSHEQGAGDQGMMFGFACRETKELMPSPICYAHRLVLGLTRLREKGTLDYLRPDGKTQVTVEYENDKPVRIHTIVISTQHHEKATQKRIKADLEKLLIPKTFPKGMVDRDTVIHVNPTGRFVMGGPHGDTGLTGRKIIVDTYGGRGSHGGGAFSGKDPSKVDRSASYAARHIAKNIVAAGLADRAEVQLSYAIGVARPVSINVCTEGTGRIADDQLEALVAEHWDLRPRAIIDYFQLRRPIFKHTARYGHLGHANYDIYTWERTEKADALRKAAGL, from the coding sequence ATGAGCGGACGCAAATACCTCTTCACCTCGGAAGCTGTGACCATGGGCCACCCCGACAAGGTGGCCGACCAGATTTCCGACGCCATCCTCGACGCCTACATCGCGGGCGACCCGATGTCGCGCGTGGCGTGCGAAACGCTCGTCACCACCGGCCTCGTCGTCATCGCCGGCGAGATCACGTCGAAGACCATCGTAGACCTCGCCGCCACCGCCCGCCAGACCATCGCCGAGATCGGCTACACCGACCCCAGCATCGGCTTCGACGCCCACTCCTGCGGCGTCATCACCAGCGTCCACCGCCAGTCGCCCGACATCGCCCAGGGCGTGGACGAGACCTCCAGCCACGAGCAGGGCGCCGGCGACCAGGGCATGATGTTCGGCTTCGCCTGCCGGGAGACCAAGGAGCTCATGCCCTCGCCCATCTGCTACGCCCACCGCCTCGTGCTCGGCCTCACGCGCCTGCGCGAAAAGGGCACGCTTGACTACCTGCGCCCCGACGGCAAGACCCAGGTCACCGTCGAGTACGAAAACGACAAGCCCGTCCGCATCCACACCATCGTCATCTCCACCCAGCACCACGAGAAGGCCACCCAGAAGCGCATCAAGGCCGATCTCGAGAAACTGCTCATCCCTAAGACCTTCCCCAAGGGCATGGTGGACAGGGACACGGTGATCCACGTCAACCCCACCGGCCGCTTCGTCATGGGCGGCCCCCACGGCGACACCGGCCTCACGGGGCGCAAGATCATCGTGGACACCTATGGCGGCCGCGGCAGCCACGGCGGCGGCGCCTTCAGCGGCAAAGACCCCAGCAAGGTGGATCGCTCGGCCAGCTACGCCGCCCGCCACATCGCCAAGAACATCGTCGCCGCCGGCCTGGCCGACCGCGCCGAGGTGCAGCTCTCCTACGCCATCGGCGTCGCGCGGCCCGTCAGCATCAACGTCTGCACCGAGGGCACCGGCCGCATCGCCGACGACCAGCTCGAGGCCCTCGTCGCCGAGCACTGGGACCTGCGCCCCCGCGCCATCATTGACTACTTCCAGCTCCGCCGCCCCATCTTCAAGCACACCGCCCGCTACGGCCACCTCGGCCACGCCAACTACGACATCTACACCTGGGAGCGCACCGAGAAGGCCGACGCCCTCCGCAAGGCCGCGGGCCTGTGA
- the ahcY gene encoding adenosylhomocysteinase, protein MKYDIRDIKLANQGRDKVEWAEEQMPVLRLIRARFAKEKPLEGVTLAACLHVTTETANLMRTLQAGGARLFLCASNPLSTQDDTAAALVKHYKVPTFAIRGEDRKTYYKHVHACLDAKPHISMDDGCDVVSTIHSERKDLLPHMLGGSEETTTGVIRLRAMEADGVLAYPIVAVNDADTKHLFDNRYGTGQSTIDGIIRATNRLMAGSVVVVAGYGWCARGVATRARGMGAHVVITEVDPLRALEAVMDGYQVMPMAEAARTGDLFVSVTGNRTVVTAEHFRKMKDGACVCNSGHFDIEIDIPALRKLAKSVRRIRDNVQQFTLRDGRRINLLAEGRLVNLAAAEGHPACVMDMSFANQALAAEFIAKNHAKLEKRVYAVPKEIDREIARLKLKAMGVRIDTLTPIQRKYLASWQMGT, encoded by the coding sequence ATGAAGTACGACATTCGCGACATCAAACTCGCCAATCAAGGCCGCGACAAGGTGGAGTGGGCAGAAGAACAGATGCCCGTGCTGCGCCTCATCCGCGCGCGCTTCGCCAAGGAGAAGCCACTCGAAGGCGTCACCCTCGCCGCCTGCCTGCACGTGACCACCGAAACCGCCAACCTCATGCGCACCCTCCAGGCCGGCGGGGCCAGGCTCTTCCTGTGCGCCTCCAACCCCCTCTCGACCCAGGACGACACGGCCGCCGCTCTCGTCAAGCACTACAAGGTGCCCACCTTTGCCATCCGCGGCGAGGACCGCAAGACCTACTACAAGCACGTCCACGCCTGCCTCGACGCCAAGCCGCATATTTCGATGGACGACGGCTGCGACGTGGTCTCGACCATCCACTCCGAGCGCAAGGACCTGCTGCCTCACATGCTCGGCGGCTCGGAGGAGACGACCACCGGCGTCATCCGCCTGCGCGCCATGGAGGCCGATGGCGTGCTCGCCTATCCCATCGTGGCCGTGAACGACGCCGACACTAAGCACCTGTTCGACAACCGCTACGGCACGGGCCAGAGCACCATTGACGGCATCATCCGCGCGACCAACCGCCTGATGGCCGGCTCGGTGGTCGTGGTAGCGGGCTACGGCTGGTGCGCTCGCGGCGTAGCCACGCGCGCCCGCGGCATGGGCGCTCACGTGGTGATCACCGAGGTGGACCCGCTGCGCGCCCTCGAGGCGGTGATGGACGGCTACCAGGTGATGCCCATGGCCGAGGCCGCGAGGACCGGCGACCTCTTCGTCTCCGTCACCGGCAACCGCACCGTGGTCACCGCCGAGCACTTCAGGAAGATGAAGGATGGCGCATGCGTGTGCAACAGCGGGCACTTCGACATCGAGATTGACATCCCCGCGCTCCGCAAGCTCGCCAAGTCGGTCCGGCGCATCCGCGACAACGTGCAGCAGTTCACCCTGCGCGACGGCCGGCGCATCAACCTGCTGGCCGAGGGGCGCCTCGTCAACCTCGCCGCCGCCGAAGGCCACCCCGCCTGCGTGATGGACATGAGCTTCGCCAACCAGGCCCTCGCCGCCGAGTTCATCGCGAAGAACCATGCGAAGCTCGAAAAGCGCGTCTATGCCGTGCCCAAGGAGATTGACCGCGAGATCGCCCGGCTGAAGCTCAAGGCCATGGGCGTGAGGATTGACACCCTCACCCCCATCCAGCGCAAGTACCTGGCCTCGTGGCAGATGGGCACCTAA
- the ybaK gene encoding Cys-tRNA(Pro) deacylase, whose product MKTNAARLLDRLGIAYELREYPVDPADLSAGAVAAKIAMPAERVFKTLVVRGDRTGVAFAVVPGDAELDLKALARLSGDRKAEVVPLREVQPLTGYIRGGVTALGARKDYPAFVAEEIVLYDRIAISAGARGTQILLTPDDYLRATRGTVGPIARAKNTGDAQ is encoded by the coding sequence ATGAAGACCAATGCCGCCCGACTCCTCGACCGCCTCGGCATCGCGTACGAGCTGCGCGAGTATCCGGTGGACCCCGCCGACCTGAGCGCGGGAGCCGTGGCGGCCAAGATTGCCATGCCCGCCGAGCGAGTCTTCAAGACCCTTGTCGTTCGAGGCGACCGCACTGGCGTCGCCTTCGCCGTGGTGCCGGGCGATGCGGAGCTGGACCTCAAGGCCCTCGCCCGCCTGTCTGGCGACCGCAAGGCCGAGGTGGTGCCCCTCCGCGAGGTTCAGCCCCTCACCGGCTACATCCGCGGCGGCGTCACCGCCCTCGGAGCCAGAAAGGACTACCCCGCCTTCGTGGCCGAGGAGATCGTCCTCTACGACCGCATCGCCATCTCGGCAGGCGCGCGCGGCACGCAGATTCTCCTCACCCCAGACGACTACCTGCGCGCCACGAGGGGCACTGTCGGCCCCATCGCGCGCGCCAAGAACACAGGAGACGCACAATGA
- a CDS encoding sialate O-acetylesterase codes for MRMGRATALSATALAIALAARAADAPAPGPWRVFVLSGQSNMEGKGSIRHLEQLLADEKTAPTYRHLRAGDKWAERPDVLVRYTNGDKIDRKGPLSVGYGNPPDRFGVELQFGHVVGDRLKERVLLIKVCWGGRSLRFDFRPPSSGPGDFDADWLAKAAKRAGWQGDPAKFVGHNYRDLVRLTHETLANLKTHFPEYDGSGYEISGFVWFQGWNDMLDAAHHSEYGPNLANLLRDLRTDLGVPDLPMIVGELGMSGTEQQIPQQYRAKHMSFRAQQESVSKMPEFKDTVRYVPTSIYMVLDGPEFDGGYHYRGRADVFFRIGDAMGQAMLPLLKDKPTDQSAQIRKAWDAAKQKYGLGG; via the coding sequence ATGAGGATGGGAAGAGCCACCGCCCTTTCGGCCACAGCACTGGCCATCGCGCTCGCTGCCCGAGCGGCCGACGCCCCGGCGCCCGGCCCGTGGCGCGTGTTCGTCCTCTCGGGCCAGTCGAACATGGAAGGCAAGGGCTCGATCAGGCACCTCGAACAGCTCCTGGCCGACGAGAAGACGGCCCCCACCTACCGCCATCTGCGGGCCGGCGACAAGTGGGCCGAACGGCCCGACGTCCTCGTCCGCTACACCAACGGCGACAAGATTGACAGGAAAGGCCCTCTCTCGGTCGGCTACGGCAATCCGCCCGATCGCTTCGGCGTCGAGCTTCAGTTCGGCCACGTCGTCGGCGACCGCCTCAAGGAGCGCGTATTGCTCATCAAGGTCTGCTGGGGAGGCCGCAGCCTGCGGTTCGACTTTCGTCCGCCCAGCTCGGGCCCGGGCGACTTCGACGCCGACTGGTTGGCCAAGGCCGCCAAGCGCGCCGGCTGGCAGGGCGACCCCGCCAAGTTCGTCGGCCACAACTACCGCGACCTCGTCCGCCTCACCCACGAGACGCTGGCCAACCTCAAGACCCACTTCCCCGAGTACGACGGCTCGGGCTACGAGATTTCGGGCTTCGTCTGGTTCCAGGGCTGGAACGACATGCTCGACGCCGCGCACCACAGCGAGTATGGCCCGAACCTGGCGAACCTGCTCCGCGACCTCCGCACCGACCTCGGCGTGCCCGATCTGCCGATGATCGTGGGCGAGCTGGGCATGAGCGGCACCGAGCAGCAGATTCCCCAGCAGTACCGCGCCAAGCACATGAGCTTCCGAGCCCAGCAGGAGAGCGTCTCGAAGATGCCCGAGTTCAAGGACACCGTGCGCTACGTCCCCACGAGCATCTACATGGTGCTCGACGGCCCCGAATTCGACGGCGGCTACCATTACCGCGGGCGCGCCGACGTGTTCTTCCGCATCGGCGACGCAATGGGCCAGGCCATGCTCCCCCTGCTCAAGGACAAGCCCACCGACCAGAGCGCCCAGATCAGGAAGGCCTGGGACGCCGCGAAGCAGAAGTACGGTCTTGGCGGCTGA
- a CDS encoding uroporphyrinogen decarboxylase family protein, whose amino-acid sequence MDSRDRVALALAHREPDRVPIDYWATPEVTARLLRHFGLATAEELLQRLDVDFRYIEGPAYIGPTPRVRPDGSVEDHWGVPRVRIRVGAGDQATAYQEVVQFPLAEAKSVDDILAYPAWPSPEWFDYRPVRQQAAEARRTGKVVVFMGDRLNRCAQLKPAMYLRGVEQILLDLALQPEIAQALFERITAFYLEYACRTFEAAEGGLDVFMMGDDFGTQTGPLLSPAMWRQFLRPGFQALVALGKRFGLTVAHHTCGAVEPLLSDLLACGLDVLNPLQPDAAGMDHAAIKARFGGRLAFHGGISIQRALPFGTPDDVRAEVAERIRTLAPGGGYILCTAHNLQPDTPLANLEALFDAYHALGRYPQSLG is encoded by the coding sequence ATGGACTCACGCGATCGCGTTGCTCTCGCTCTCGCCCACCGGGAGCCCGACCGGGTTCCGATAGACTACTGGGCCACGCCCGAGGTGACGGCGCGGCTCTTGCGCCACTTCGGCCTCGCGACCGCCGAGGAACTCCTTCAGCGGCTCGACGTGGACTTCCGCTACATCGAGGGGCCGGCCTACATCGGCCCCACCCCCCGCGTCCGCCCCGACGGCAGCGTGGAGGACCACTGGGGCGTGCCGAGGGTGCGCATCCGCGTCGGCGCGGGCGACCAGGCCACGGCCTACCAGGAAGTCGTCCAATTCCCCCTCGCCGAGGCGAAGTCGGTGGACGACATCCTGGCTTACCCCGCCTGGCCCAGCCCCGAGTGGTTCGACTACCGCCCCGTGCGGCAGCAGGCGGCCGAGGCGCGGCGCACGGGCAAGGTCGTCGTTTTCATGGGCGACCGCCTCAACCGCTGCGCCCAGCTCAAGCCGGCCATGTACCTGCGCGGCGTCGAGCAGATTCTCCTCGACCTGGCGCTCCAGCCCGAGATCGCCCAGGCCCTCTTCGAGCGAATCACGGCCTTCTACCTGGAGTACGCCTGCCGCACATTCGAGGCCGCTGAGGGCGGCCTGGACGTCTTCATGATGGGCGACGACTTCGGCACCCAGACCGGCCCGCTCCTTTCGCCCGCGATGTGGCGGCAGTTCCTCCGCCCCGGCTTCCAGGCCCTGGTGGCCCTGGGCAAGCGCTTCGGCCTCACCGTCGCCCATCACACCTGTGGCGCCGTCGAGCCCCTCCTCTCCGATCTCCTCGCGTGCGGGCTCGACGTGTTGAACCCCCTTCAGCCCGACGCGGCGGGCATGGACCACGCCGCCATCAAGGCCCGCTTCGGCGGCCGCCTGGCCTTCCACGGGGGCATTTCGATCCAGCGAGCCCTCCCCTTCGGCACGCCCGACGACGTGCGGGCCGAGGTCGCCGAGCGCATCCGCACCCTCGCCCCCGGCGGCGGCTATATCCTGTGCACGGCCCACAACCTCCAGCCCGACACGCCGCTGGCGAACCTCGAGGCCCTCTTCGACGCCTACCACGCCCTGGGCCGCTATCCGCAGAGCCTCGGATGA